A stretch of Deltaproteobacteria bacterium HGW-Deltaproteobacteria-6 DNA encodes these proteins:
- a CDS encoding efflux RND transporter periplasmic adaptor subunit, with protein sequence MRFIAIMLIAILSVIPVTLHAQGHAGHSAPPPAAPAVAKPKAAAPQPKAPSQVQQPAQAVQEAPQVEIAPELQQRIGVKTVAVTVKPIQKTIRTVGRIEIDERKQATVNTKIEGWIEKLYVDYTGRYVKKGEPLAEIFSPELLATQQEFINTKKWAGKQATPTKQAGHNHDAKADTPEPVSVMKQMLEKDATVTLEAARQRLRLWDISEKQIKKIEETGQPVRTLTLYSPASGYITQKMAIQGMKVMPGEKLFDVADLSRIWIVADIYEYELSAVRVGQPVKITLSYFPGQEWASRIDFIYPVFSAETRTAKVRLTLSNPGGALKPQMFTNVEIRIDMGRKLMIPDSAVMDTGKGQVVYVDRGNGFFEPREIRTGLRADGAVEVLRGLKAGEKVASSANFLIDSEAQLKGIKPLSNPK encoded by the coding sequence ATGAGATTTATTGCAATAATGCTTATCGCCATCTTATCTGTGATTCCTGTGACACTTCATGCTCAGGGGCATGCAGGACACTCTGCGCCACCACCGGCGGCACCTGCCGTCGCCAAGCCCAAAGCCGCTGCGCCTCAGCCGAAAGCTCCTTCTCAGGTACAGCAACCGGCGCAAGCAGTGCAGGAAGCACCTCAGGTTGAGATTGCACCGGAACTGCAACAGCGTATCGGTGTCAAGACCGTTGCGGTAACCGTCAAACCCATTCAGAAAACCATTCGGACCGTGGGGCGAATTGAAATTGACGAAAGAAAACAGGCCACTGTTAATACAAAAATAGAAGGTTGGATTGAGAAACTTTACGTGGATTACACAGGACGTTATGTAAAGAAAGGTGAGCCCCTGGCGGAAATCTTCAGTCCGGAACTCCTGGCCACACAACAGGAATTCATCAATACAAAAAAATGGGCGGGAAAGCAAGCAACCCCAACAAAGCAGGCCGGTCATAATCATGACGCTAAAGCAGATACACCAGAGCCGGTTTCCGTCATGAAGCAGATGCTGGAAAAGGATGCCACAGTCACCCTGGAAGCGGCAAGGCAACGGCTCCGTCTCTGGGACATCTCGGAGAAGCAGATCAAAAAGATCGAGGAGACGGGACAGCCTGTCCGTACCCTTACCCTTTATAGCCCGGCCAGCGGTTATATCACCCAGAAAATGGCAATTCAGGGGATGAAGGTTATGCCGGGAGAAAAACTCTTCGACGTGGCCGATCTGTCACGCATCTGGATCGTTGCCGATATCTATGAATATGAGCTGTCAGCCGTGCGCGTGGGGCAGCCCGTGAAGATTACCCTCAGCTATTTTCCGGGTCAGGAATGGGCATCGCGAATCGATTTTATTTATCCCGTCTTTTCCGCGGAAACACGAACTGCTAAAGTGCGTTTAACCCTTTCCAATCCGGGAGGTGCTTTGAAACCGCAAATGTTTACCAATGTGGAAATCCGTATCGATATGGGAAGAAAGCTTATGATCCCTGATTCGGCTGTTATGGATACGGGTAAGGGCCAAGTGGTCTATGTGGACCGGGGAAATGGTTTTTTTGAACCCCGCGAGATCCGGACGGGGCTCAGGGCTGATGGTGCTGTTGAAGTCCTGCGTGGCCTGAAGGCGGGAGAAAAGGTGGCCTCTTCGGCTAATTTCCTGATCGATTCCGAAGCACAACTTAAAGGGATCAAACCACTGTCTAACCCTAAATAA
- a CDS encoding ABC transporter ATP-binding protein, protein MEQDRHLIEIRGIGKNYQAGDTLVHAIREMNFYVDDGEFVGIMGQSGSGKSTLLSVIGGLNHPTKGSVCVDTLDVYGLTSEQRADFRSEYLGIVFQSFQLIPYLTVVENVKLPMAVTGIKDKEQQKRALQILERVGLENKARRLPDQLSGGEQERVAIARALVNQPPILLADEPTGNLDTETAESVMALLTALNDEGQTIIMVTHNPGVTRFASRTIHVKDGLVFLDEACGKN, encoded by the coding sequence ATGGAACAGGATCGGCATTTGATTGAAATCCGGGGCATCGGGAAAAATTATCAGGCGGGAGACACGCTCGTCCATGCAATCCGGGAGATGAATTTCTATGTTGATGATGGCGAATTTGTGGGCATCATGGGGCAGTCCGGCTCCGGGAAGAGCACATTGCTGTCCGTCATCGGGGGGCTCAACCACCCCACGAAAGGCAGCGTCTGCGTGGACACGCTTGATGTTTATGGCCTCACCAGTGAGCAACGAGCGGACTTCCGCAGTGAATATCTGGGCATTGTTTTTCAATCCTTTCAGCTTATCCCTTACCTTACCGTTGTGGAAAACGTGAAATTGCCCATGGCTGTTACCGGCATCAAAGATAAAGAACAGCAAAAAAGAGCTCTGCAAATTCTGGAGCGCGTCGGACTGGAAAATAAGGCCAGGCGCCTTCCGGACCAGCTTTCCGGAGGGGAGCAGGAACGAGTGGCCATTGCCCGGGCTCTTGTGAATCAGCCGCCCATTCTGCTTGCCGATGAACCTACGGGGAACCTCGACACCGAAACAGCGGAAAGTGTCATGGCCTTACTGACCGCTTTGAATGACGAAGGGCAGACGATCATCATGGTGACGCACAACCCGGGCGTAACTCGTTTTGCATCACGGACGATCCATGTCAAAGACGGATTGGTGTTTCTCGACGAGGCTTGCGGCAAAAACTGA